One genomic region from Spirosoma sp. KCTC 42546 encodes:
- a CDS encoding IPT/TIG domain-containing protein, producing MKFNQLATLSFLAAVTAFTISSCTKDTDGSPQIAPGNPVATKLMPDSAAGGSLVTLTGTGLGDIRSIVFEKGNVPAGFQSTLNTEGAILFRVPSEVLGGTQNIIFTNSAGNTLKVPFKALAYPTVTSVSNYNFTKGTVITLTGNNFDDVTAVTLTDSIKGVSDPVTIVSKAKTQLVVQMPASTLNRAPLRITNGTGRITSPQEFVNVDKAYQIFTDAYGTGFQDGSWGDAAAVSTKEFASGTASIGKNFQKGNWHLIAFANWSGSAIPYSADYTYVTGWIKGASADYSLYLTTDAGKAGFGDFVETNKINVKAGVWNYFKIKLSAIDFWIAGKTLTQVGFRIQGPDKQDETFYFDDLMLVK from the coding sequence ATGAAATTCAACCAATTAGCAACCTTATCATTCCTGGCAGCAGTAACTGCTTTCACGATAAGCTCCTGCACAAAAGATACCGACGGAAGTCCGCAAATTGCCCCCGGAAATCCCGTCGCCACCAAGCTCATGCCCGACTCCGCAGCGGGCGGATCGCTGGTTACGTTAACGGGTACGGGCCTGGGCGATATTCGCAGTATTGTTTTTGAAAAAGGGAATGTACCTGCCGGGTTTCAATCCACGCTCAATACCGAAGGGGCCATTCTTTTTCGGGTACCTTCGGAGGTGCTGGGCGGCACGCAGAACATTATTTTCACCAACAGCGCGGGTAATACCCTAAAGGTTCCATTCAAGGCGCTGGCTTATCCGACGGTGACCTCCGTCTCGAATTATAATTTCACGAAAGGCACCGTCATTACCCTCACTGGTAACAACTTCGACGATGTTACGGCGGTTACGCTGACCGATTCGATAAAAGGCGTGTCGGACCCGGTAACGATTGTTTCTAAAGCAAAAACGCAACTAGTTGTCCAGATGCCCGCGTCGACACTGAACCGCGCTCCCCTGCGCATTACTAACGGCACCGGGCGAATCACGTCTCCGCAGGAGTTTGTGAATGTCGATAAAGCTTACCAAATCTTTACGGATGCCTATGGCACTGGTTTCCAGGATGGCTCCTGGGGCGATGCAGCTGCCGTATCGACCAAAGAGTTTGCATCGGGAACAGCCTCCATTGGCAAAAACTTTCAGAAAGGCAACTGGCATTTGATCGCGTTTGCGAACTGGTCAGGATCAGCCATTCCATACTCTGCGGATTACACCTATGTAACGGGCTGGATCAAAGGCGCTTCGGCCGATTACTCGCTTTACTTAACGACCGACGCAGGCAAGGCTGGCTTTGGAGATTTTGTTGAGACAAATAAGATCAATGTAAAAGCAGGCGTCTGGAATTACTTCAAGATCAAGCTGTCGGCGATAGATTTCTGGATAGCTGGCAAAACCCTAACGCAGGTCGGTTTCCGGATTCAGGGGCCGGATAAACAGGATGAGACCTTCTATTTCGATGACCTCATGCTGGTAAAATAG
- a CDS encoding glycosyl hydrolase: MLSFLPQKPGLSLLAIFLAISISSCKAAESVVVPDTIQQPTTPTLPTKPASQLANAQATSSTKNLFAYLTDQYGRKVISGQQDDVEYVLDKTGKEPAIGAFDLIDYSPSRVQFGGSPTRTSEAMINWAKKGEGRGIISLCWHWNAPTDLINQAPDKLWWSGFYTRATTFDLAATLADKNGERYKLLLRDIDTIAVQLRKFQDADVPVLWRPLHEAPGGWFWWGAKGAGPFKELWQILYNRLTNEHQLHNLIWVYTGTDTVNPDWYPGDQYVDIVGLDIYADSAADLSTNWTSTQVRFNGKKLVTLSETGNLPSPDKIRGVGTWWSWFSVWNGADWIKKQPIEQLKAVYADPDVITRDELPNWRQP; this comes from the coding sequence ATGCTCTCATTTTTACCGCAGAAACCTGGCCTTTCTCTTCTAGCCATATTCCTGGCAATTAGTATTTCCAGTTGTAAAGCTGCCGAATCTGTTGTCGTACCCGACACGATACAGCAGCCAACAACGCCCACACTACCAACCAAACCAGCAAGCCAACTTGCTAATGCCCAGGCCACCTCATCAACAAAAAACCTATTTGCTTATTTAACGGACCAATATGGGCGTAAAGTAATTTCAGGTCAGCAGGATGACGTGGAATACGTTCTGGATAAAACTGGTAAAGAGCCCGCCATTGGCGCGTTCGATTTAATCGACTACTCACCCAGCCGTGTTCAATTTGGCGGATCGCCAACCCGTACCAGCGAAGCCATGATCAACTGGGCGAAAAAAGGCGAAGGCCGGGGCATCATTAGTTTGTGCTGGCACTGGAACGCCCCCACCGATTTAATTAATCAGGCACCCGACAAACTCTGGTGGAGCGGCTTTTATACCCGCGCCACTACCTTTGATCTGGCAGCTACACTCGCCGATAAAAACGGGGAGCGCTATAAACTGTTGCTACGCGACATTGATACTATTGCGGTGCAACTCCGGAAATTTCAGGATGCCGATGTACCCGTATTGTGGCGTCCTCTACATGAAGCGCCCGGTGGCTGGTTCTGGTGGGGGGCTAAAGGGGCAGGTCCGTTTAAAGAACTCTGGCAAATTCTATACAACCGCCTAACCAACGAGCATCAACTGCACAACCTGATCTGGGTATATACCGGAACCGATACCGTGAATCCAGACTGGTATCCTGGCGATCAATACGTTGACATTGTAGGACTGGATATTTACGCAGACTCAGCTGCCGACTTAAGCACCAACTGGACCAGCACACAAGTCCGATTTAATGGCAAAAAGCTGGTAACCCTATCAGAAACCGGTAATCTGCCAAGTCCGGATAAAATTCGTGGCGTTGGCACGTGGTGGTCGTGGTTTTCCGTTTGGAACGGTGCCGACTGGATTAAAAAACAGCCAATTGAGCAACTCAAAGCCGTTTACGCCGATCCCGACGTTATTACCCGCGACGAACTTCCCAACTGGCGTCAGCCCTGA
- a CDS encoding glycoside hydrolase family 9 protein, which translates to MQLQKRLVENPNGLANSSLHKAVIFSLLLIILAITGVNGQAVSESIRLNQLGFYPNAPKIAIVLGDVSGPFQITSADGKKVLFSGALSQPRQNAISGKTARTADFSSFRSTGTFVVVVPGLGHSYPFSIRPNIHRNLAIGALKGFYYQRASIDLPETYAGQWHRPAGHSDTRVLIHPSAASATRPEGTTISSPIGWYDAGDYNKYIVNSGITMGTLLSLYEDFPDFCRTVDTNIPESKNNLPDLLDESLWNLRWMLTMQDPADGGVYHKLTNARFDGMIMPNQADKDRYVVQKSITAALDFAAVMAQASRVLRRYNKELPGLADSCVTAATRAWQWAKQNPNARYDQTAMNKQFEPDVVTGGYEDRDATDEWIWAAAELYLTTKEDAYYTAVSLFPDEKTPLPSWPQVRTLAYYSLARFANDLTPIAQKDIPQLKKRLIQFADQLRQDVDKQAYQTVMGKSASDYIWGSSAVASNQGIALIQAYRLTNDRAYLDAALTNLDYLLGRNATGYSFVTGFGSKSTMHPHHRPSVADGIEAPVPGLLSGGTNANAARQDKCAGYTTTVADEVYLDDACSYASNEIAINWNAPLVYLATALEALQRKANYSALQK; encoded by the coding sequence ATGCAGTTGCAAAAACGGCTCGTCGAAAACCCAAACGGCCTTGCTAATTCAAGCCTACACAAAGCAGTGATTTTTAGTCTTTTGCTAATAATCTTGGCGATTACTGGCGTTAATGGGCAAGCCGTATCAGAATCGATTCGCCTTAATCAACTTGGCTTTTACCCCAATGCACCCAAAATCGCCATCGTTCTGGGCGATGTATCCGGCCCCTTTCAGATAACCTCAGCAGACGGCAAGAAAGTCCTTTTCTCTGGAGCACTCAGCCAGCCACGCCAGAACGCCATTTCCGGTAAAACTGCCCGAACGGCTGACTTTTCATCATTCCGTTCAACCGGTACCTTCGTAGTGGTTGTACCCGGTCTGGGCCACTCCTATCCATTTTCGATTCGCCCGAACATACACCGGAATCTGGCTATTGGTGCTCTAAAAGGATTCTATTATCAGCGAGCATCCATTGATTTGCCCGAAACCTACGCCGGACAGTGGCACCGACCAGCCGGTCATTCAGACACACGCGTACTCATTCATCCATCGGCGGCTTCGGCTACTCGTCCGGAGGGTACAACGATCTCATCGCCAATAGGTTGGTACGATGCGGGGGATTATAACAAGTATATCGTCAACTCAGGCATTACGATGGGTACGTTACTGTCGCTGTACGAAGATTTCCCTGATTTCTGCCGTACAGTTGATACAAACATACCAGAGAGTAAAAATAACCTCCCCGATTTACTGGACGAGTCTTTATGGAACCTTCGCTGGATGTTGACTATGCAGGACCCAGCCGATGGCGGTGTTTATCATAAGCTCACCAACGCCCGCTTCGATGGGATGATTATGCCCAATCAGGCCGATAAAGACCGCTATGTCGTTCAGAAAAGCATTACAGCTGCTCTTGATTTTGCGGCTGTGATGGCGCAGGCAAGCCGTGTGCTCCGACGATATAATAAGGAATTGCCAGGTCTGGCAGATTCGTGTGTGACGGCAGCAACCCGCGCCTGGCAATGGGCCAAGCAGAACCCCAACGCCCGCTACGACCAGACTGCCATGAACAAGCAATTTGAGCCGGACGTAGTAACGGGCGGCTACGAAGACCGTGACGCTACTGACGAATGGATTTGGGCCGCTGCCGAACTCTATCTGACCACAAAAGAGGATGCTTACTATACGGCCGTCAGTCTGTTTCCCGACGAGAAGACGCCACTGCCTTCGTGGCCGCAGGTGCGTACACTGGCGTATTACTCCCTGGCCCGCTTTGCAAACGATCTAACGCCAATCGCTCAAAAAGACATCCCTCAACTTAAAAAGCGACTGATCCAATTTGCCGACCAGCTTCGGCAGGATGTAGATAAGCAGGCTTATCAAACCGTCATGGGGAAATCGGCCAGCGACTACATCTGGGGAAGCAGCGCCGTAGCATCCAATCAGGGAATTGCGCTGATTCAGGCGTATCGCTTAACGAATGACCGAGCGTATCTGGATGCTGCATTAACCAATCTAGATTACTTATTAGGTCGTAACGCTACGGGCTATTCGTTCGTAACCGGCTTTGGCAGTAAATCAACAATGCACCCGCATCACCGTCCATCCGTAGCCGATGGCATAGAAGCCCCAGTTCCGGGCTTGTTATCGGGTGGTACTAATGCAAATGCTGCCCGACAGGATAAATGTGCGGGCTACACCACTACAGTTGCCGATGAGGTTTATCTCGACGATGCCTGCTCCTACGCATCTAATGAAATTGCCATCAACTGGAACGCCCCACTGGTGTATCTGGCCACCGCCCTGGAAGCTCTACAAAGGAAAGCCAATTACAGCGCGCTTCAGAAATGA
- a CDS encoding RNA polymerase sigma-70 factor: MGQIRQLIQSKERGQPHVGILEEAEDTPSIKGNLDTELFLRKTFEQNVDAGISLLFRHYYAMLCSHAVRYVSSKAIAEDIVSDIFYEFQVDQRHQTITSSYRAYLFTMVRNRAFDHVRAEMRHTTSLDKADLIPAHITQSPDSITQYEELYHDVENAINTMPLKRRQIYVMHRFEGKKYQEIADELHLSLRTIEAHVYQAMRQIRSTLKDKWLMIICITGQFWY, from the coding sequence ATGGGACAAATCCGACAATTAATTCAGAGCAAAGAGCGAGGTCAGCCACATGTTGGGATATTGGAAGAAGCAGAGGATACACCTTCAATAAAAGGAAACCTGGACACAGAGTTGTTTTTGCGGAAAACCTTTGAGCAAAATGTCGACGCTGGTATTAGCCTTTTATTTCGGCATTACTATGCTATGCTATGTAGCCATGCTGTCCGCTATGTTTCCTCCAAGGCCATTGCCGAAGATATTGTATCGGATATATTCTACGAGTTTCAGGTTGACCAACGACACCAGACAATCACGTCTTCGTATAGAGCGTATTTGTTTACGATGGTCCGAAACCGGGCTTTCGATCATGTTCGGGCCGAAATGCGCCATACCACCTCGCTCGATAAAGCCGATTTAATTCCAGCCCATATCACCCAAAGTCCTGATTCAATTACACAGTATGAAGAGTTATATCATGATGTAGAAAATGCAATCAATACCATGCCCCTAAAGCGCCGTCAGATTTATGTTATGCACCGCTTTGAAGGAAAGAAGTACCAGGAAATAGCCGATGAGCTTCACCTTTCGTTACGCACGATTGAAGCCCATGTGTATCAGGCTATGCGCCAGATTCGAAGTACGCTAAAAGATAAATGGCTGATGATAATTTGTATCACTGGTCAGTTTTGGTACTAA
- a CDS encoding FecR family protein — protein MKNQVSKETLFNYFAGGATALQKQLIDEWAKDDSNREFFFECLAIWESQNPQFIADSNEALKRHQQRIINQPTNESPGNLGEPITHWLKPFWFRSLIAASVGVLLLLGGLFFKDNLRFKTYSTTFGETRSVTLSDGSQITLNANSSLRVPRFGFGEETREVVLLGEADFSIKHLPNHQRFVVQTNKNFEVVVLGTEFLVNTREKGTKVVLNKGKVRLRYQEGKANKELTMKPGNLVTFDKEGHVSVKQTPKPQDFISWKEHRFVFDGTTLAEISGLFAENYGITLQIPDKALTQWTISGAFTAYNAKELIETLASASNLTYRQQGDTIVITQPH, from the coding sequence ATGAAAAATCAGGTATCGAAAGAAACACTCTTCAACTACTTCGCTGGTGGGGCAACCGCCTTGCAGAAGCAGTTGATTGATGAGTGGGCGAAAGACGACAGCAACCGGGAGTTCTTTTTTGAGTGTTTAGCCATATGGGAAAGTCAGAATCCACAATTCATAGCAGATAGCAATGAAGCGCTAAAGCGGCATCAGCAACGTATCATTAACCAGCCCACAAACGAATCTCCAGGCAACTTAGGTGAACCCATAACGCACTGGTTGAAGCCATTCTGGTTTCGTAGCCTGATTGCAGCTTCGGTAGGTGTTCTGCTTTTACTAGGTGGTCTATTTTTCAAAGACAACCTACGGTTTAAAACCTACAGCACTACGTTTGGTGAAACGCGTTCGGTTACCCTTTCTGACGGAAGTCAGATTACGCTGAATGCGAACTCATCGTTACGGGTACCTCGCTTCGGATTCGGCGAGGAAACCCGGGAGGTTGTTTTATTAGGCGAGGCCGATTTCTCCATAAAACACTTACCCAACCACCAACGGTTTGTTGTTCAGACCAATAAGAATTTTGAAGTAGTGGTTTTGGGCACAGAGTTTCTGGTAAATACCCGCGAGAAAGGAACAAAAGTCGTACTGAATAAAGGTAAAGTTCGGCTTCGGTATCAGGAAGGCAAGGCGAATAAAGAGCTAACGATGAAGCCAGGTAATCTGGTCACGTTTGACAAAGAGGGACATGTCAGTGTAAAACAAACACCTAAACCACAAGATTTTATATCCTGGAAAGAACACCGATTTGTATTTGACGGAACAACGCTGGCAGAGATCAGCGGTCTTTTTGCTGAGAATTACGGGATCACACTTCAGATACCCGATAAAGCCCTGACCCAATGGACCATTTCAGGAGCTTTCACCGCCTACAATGCAAAAGAACTTATCGAAACATTGGCTAGCGCATCAAATCTGACTTACAGACAACAGGGTGACACCATCGTGATTACCCAGCCCCATTAA
- a CDS encoding TonB-dependent receptor — translation MKKSIFFLLLIGVGLGGVRPGFSQTLARAQQVQQREPALKASSKRLKDVLKQLQEHYAIDILFFDRNVDGLTVAADAVNFNTNIETNLTTILKPLGLRYKKVKNGGYVVVGKEPAEKTEVNIKPIPVVFPPHSDKTENETDTRQSASDSGTEVEVYKEKAADITVQGTVKDDKGEGLPGVSIVLKGAQKGTNTDADGRYKLDVPNASSTLIFSFVGYQPQEVVVGNRATIDIVLKTDNKTLDEIVVIGYGSIEKKDLTGSVSSVGSKSIQELAVPRVDQALMGKVAGVQVKPVSGEPGAAPQIRIRGVGSISAGGGPLYVVDGFPISSIQTLNPNDVETIDVLKDASATAIYGSRGSNGVVIINTKRGKSGKAVINLNYQLGFQSIAKRPVYQTGLEEAQHYLDGVRNRNIDEGNDVSGNPTTWKAPVPQTIVDVLSGKITTNEDPLDAILRTAPQHQYQLSATGGTENVRYALSGEFLNQDGIILNSNFKRYSFRANIDARLTPKLTLKVNFNPSYTDKTNVGGAGAEDLTTYSDITNNPLYNAIVIPTYQSLYNPDGSYYPFGNGLDAVVTSKNPLALAQEVKGKQKGFGFLGNTFLEYSILNNLKVNVMLGINLMNIKGSYFKPQLPAFLNELATGSDNASMRLNWITETTVNYTKSLGKHNFTGLLGYTTQRETFESNTLTSNRYPNNLVPTLSAVSGLLTGGSSNVAEWSLVSYLGRINYNYNSKYYATASIRTDGSSRFGSDNKYGLFPSLALAWRVSDENFMKDIRVLNELKLRASYGKTGNNNIGNYDQLATINYEKYVLGNTGIGGYSAGRLGNPALTWEKQEQINAGIDVSFLNNRVALTIDHFRSRNTDLLLNVNVPDITGFNTALKNIGEVKNTGWEFALNTVNIEGKFRWQTSLNFSMYRNQVTKLGPSGDPIISGGNITMIGQPVGMFYGWLTNGIFATKADLDKGPLWNPGGRDASRVGDVRFVDVSGPNGVPDGIINSFDRTIMGSPYPDFYYGMTNNFSYKSFTLSISLQGVQGNSVLALSREQSANNRARFRQYAIMNNYWKSESDPGNGYAVRPNDVPTGNFRGTYSQRWLDDGSYLRINNIAFGYAMPEHIAKKLTFSAIRLSFTANNPFLFTKYIGFNPDVSLSSSPLTPGNERYDYPTAKALIFGINLGF, via the coding sequence ATGAAAAAAAGTATATTCTTCCTACTCCTCATCGGAGTAGGGCTGGGCGGAGTACGTCCTGGTTTTTCACAAACACTGGCCCGGGCGCAACAGGTTCAGCAACGGGAACCAGCCCTGAAAGCGTCGTCGAAAAGGCTAAAAGACGTACTGAAACAATTGCAGGAGCACTATGCCATCGATATCCTGTTTTTTGATCGCAACGTAGATGGACTAACGGTGGCGGCCGATGCCGTTAATTTCAATACCAATATTGAAACGAACCTTACGACCATCCTTAAACCGTTGGGACTTCGCTATAAGAAAGTAAAAAACGGCGGCTATGTGGTTGTGGGGAAAGAACCTGCCGAAAAAACAGAAGTCAATATTAAGCCGATCCCGGTGGTGTTTCCCCCGCATTCCGACAAAACGGAAAATGAAACCGATACCCGCCAGTCCGCATCCGACTCTGGAACCGAAGTAGAGGTTTACAAAGAAAAAGCGGCCGACATTACAGTTCAGGGTACAGTAAAGGATGATAAGGGCGAGGGATTGCCCGGTGTGAGTATCGTACTCAAAGGGGCACAAAAAGGAACAAATACCGACGCCGATGGACGATATAAACTGGATGTGCCCAATGCGTCCTCTACGCTGATTTTCAGCTTTGTTGGCTACCAGCCTCAGGAAGTTGTGGTTGGCAATCGGGCTACCATCGACATTGTTCTGAAAACCGATAACAAGACGCTCGACGAGATTGTCGTAATCGGATACGGCTCGATCGAGAAGAAAGATCTGACCGGGTCGGTTTCTTCGGTTGGGAGTAAATCCATCCAGGAGCTGGCTGTTCCCAGGGTGGATCAGGCGCTGATGGGCAAAGTTGCCGGGGTACAAGTAAAGCCCGTTTCGGGAGAGCCGGGTGCGGCACCACAAATCAGAATACGGGGTGTGGGTAGCATCTCGGCCGGAGGTGGTCCTTTATATGTGGTTGATGGATTCCCCATTTCCAGCATACAGACCCTGAATCCTAACGACGTAGAAACCATTGACGTCCTGAAAGATGCTTCGGCCACCGCCATTTATGGATCTCGCGGATCGAATGGGGTTGTAATTATCAATACCAAACGGGGAAAGAGCGGCAAAGCCGTTATCAACCTCAACTATCAGCTTGGCTTCCAGAGTATAGCGAAACGACCCGTTTATCAGACAGGACTGGAAGAAGCCCAGCACTATCTGGATGGCGTTCGTAACCGGAATATCGATGAAGGCAATGACGTGTCAGGAAACCCCACCACCTGGAAAGCGCCGGTTCCGCAAACGATTGTCGATGTTCTTTCGGGAAAAATAACAACCAATGAAGACCCACTGGATGCCATACTACGCACAGCTCCTCAACATCAGTATCAGCTGAGTGCCACGGGTGGTACTGAGAATGTTCGATACGCCTTAAGCGGTGAGTTCCTCAATCAGGATGGGATTATTCTCAACAGCAATTTCAAACGCTACTCCTTCCGGGCTAATATCGACGCACGGCTTACGCCCAAACTTACCCTAAAAGTGAATTTCAACCCATCCTATACCGATAAAACGAACGTTGGTGGAGCTGGGGCCGAAGACCTAACAACCTATAGCGATATCACGAACAATCCCTTATACAATGCCATCGTAATCCCAACCTATCAATCGTTATATAACCCAGATGGAAGTTATTATCCATTTGGCAACGGCCTGGATGCGGTCGTAACCAGCAAAAATCCACTCGCACTGGCCCAGGAGGTGAAGGGTAAACAAAAAGGCTTTGGCTTTTTAGGCAACACTTTCCTCGAGTACTCCATCCTGAATAATCTGAAGGTAAATGTGATGTTGGGGATTAACCTGATGAACATTAAAGGCAGTTACTTCAAACCCCAACTGCCCGCCTTTTTAAATGAACTGGCTACGGGTTCCGATAACGCATCCATGCGGTTGAACTGGATTACAGAAACAACGGTGAATTATACCAAAAGCCTGGGTAAACACAACTTCACGGGCTTACTGGGCTACACTACCCAACGCGAAACGTTTGAATCCAACACGCTCACTAGCAACAGATACCCCAATAACCTGGTGCCGACCCTAAGTGCGGTGAGTGGCCTGTTAACGGGTGGCTCCTCCAACGTAGCCGAATGGTCGCTGGTCTCTTATTTAGGTCGTATCAACTACAACTACAACAGCAAATATTACGCAACGGCCTCAATTCGGACGGATGGTTCATCTCGTTTCGGATCAGACAATAAATATGGTTTATTCCCCTCGTTAGCCTTAGCCTGGCGCGTTTCGGACGAAAACTTCATGAAGGATATCCGTGTCCTGAACGAGTTGAAACTGAGAGCCAGTTACGGGAAAACGGGGAACAACAACATTGGCAACTACGACCAGTTGGCAACGATCAACTACGAAAAATACGTATTGGGCAATACCGGAATCGGGGGCTATTCGGCTGGCCGATTGGGAAATCCAGCCTTGACCTGGGAAAAACAGGAGCAGATCAATGCCGGTATCGACGTGAGCTTTTTAAACAATCGGGTTGCGTTGACCATCGATCACTTCCGCTCCAGAAACACCGATCTGCTGTTAAACGTGAATGTCCCGGACATCACGGGATTCAATACAGCCCTGAAAAATATCGGCGAAGTCAAAAATACAGGCTGGGAATTTGCCCTAAACACCGTCAATATCGAAGGGAAATTTCGCTGGCAGACAAGCCTCAATTTCTCCATGTACCGCAATCAGGTGACCAAGCTGGGCCCATCTGGCGACCCGATCATTTCGGGCGGCAACATCACGATGATTGGTCAACCCGTTGGTATGTTCTACGGCTGGCTGACAAACGGCATTTTTGCCACGAAAGCTGACTTGGACAAAGGTCCCCTGTGGAATCCCGGCGGACGCGATGCTTCGCGCGTGGGTGATGTTCGTTTTGTGGACGTTAGCGGCCCCAATGGCGTACCGGATGGGATCATTAACAGCTTCGACAGAACCATAATGGGATCGCCCTATCCTGATTTCTACTATGGCATGACCAATAATTTTTCGTATAAAAGCTTTACATTAAGTATCAGTCTGCAAGGCGTTCAGGGCAATAGCGTGCTGGCTTTGTCCAGAGAGCAATCAGCCAACAATAGAGCCCGGTTCCGTCAGTACGCCATCATGAATAACTACTGGAAATCGGAATCCGATCCGGGAAATGGATACGCCGTACGGCCTAATGATGTGCCGACCGGCAATTTCAGAGGTACCTATAGCCAACGGTGGCTGGATGATGGTTCTTATCTGCGGATCAATAACATCGCCTTTGGGTATGCCATGCCCGAACACATTGCTAAAAAGCTCACTTTCAGCGCCATTCGCCTGTCGTTCACGGCTAACAATCCATTTCTATTTACGAAATACATTGGCTTTAATCCGGATGTCAGCCTGAGTTCCAGCCCGCTCACCCCCGGCAACGAGCGCTACGATTACCCCACTGCGAAGGCGCTAATTTTTGGCATTAATCTGGGTTTCTAA
- a CDS encoding RagB/SusD family nutrient uptake outer membrane protein, whose product MKKILTLLAVCSLLLTACNKQFIEILPVDTVTLDGLYKTDKDYQDAVIGIYGIYQDQYQNMYYFGDIRGDDVWDELVKGTPGAVDNFTLSNDDGLLITTWRNYYKAITRANTLLERIASADVAVVKNKDRHTAEAKFLRALAYFDLVRIFGDVPMVTTTLSIDESYKTPREKVDKIYDEVIIKDLLDAESKLPASYSGTDVGRATKGAAKALLGKVYLTRKDFVKAEAKLQEVTTMGYALLPNWADLWDYSKNEHHSEYIFDIEYEQGLGGEGSIYTNRFTPKVTSMIAFYGIAGSVDDQNTPHQVLFDLFEAKDKRKDITASRGYTDATGKFIPILISSNNMSAYTRKYIARITTANDSPANWKVIRYADVLLMYAEALNENGKASAALPYLNQVRTRAGIDALGTLSQADLRDQIVLERRRELAFEGHRWFDLVRTGQAFTVMQKYGMRSYNTLFPIPLAQIQLINNPAIFPQNPGYN is encoded by the coding sequence ATGAAAAAGATCCTAACCTTACTCGCTGTATGCTCGCTGCTATTAACCGCCTGTAATAAGCAGTTTATTGAAATCCTTCCTGTTGATACGGTAACGCTTGATGGGCTGTATAAAACCGATAAAGATTATCAGGACGCCGTCATTGGCATCTATGGTATTTACCAGGATCAGTACCAGAATATGTATTATTTCGGCGATATCCGCGGAGATGATGTTTGGGATGAACTGGTAAAGGGCACACCGGGGGCCGTTGATAATTTTACCCTTTCAAATGATGATGGTTTACTAATCACGACCTGGCGAAATTATTACAAAGCCATCACCAGGGCCAATACCTTATTGGAACGGATCGCATCGGCCGATGTAGCCGTGGTAAAGAACAAAGATCGCCACACGGCCGAGGCTAAATTCCTTCGTGCCCTGGCCTACTTTGATCTGGTCAGAATTTTCGGGGATGTGCCGATGGTTACTACAACCTTGTCTATTGATGAATCCTACAAAACGCCCCGCGAAAAAGTCGACAAAATTTATGATGAAGTTATCATCAAAGATTTGCTCGATGCGGAGTCCAAACTACCTGCGAGTTACTCCGGAACCGATGTGGGCCGGGCCACCAAAGGCGCTGCGAAAGCACTGCTGGGCAAAGTATACCTGACCCGCAAGGATTTTGTGAAGGCCGAAGCCAAATTACAGGAAGTAACCACCATGGGCTATGCCCTATTACCTAACTGGGCCGATTTGTGGGATTACTCCAAAAACGAGCACCACAGCGAATACATTTTCGACATCGAATACGAACAGGGATTGGGCGGAGAAGGCAGCATTTATACAAACCGCTTTACACCCAAAGTGACGTCGATGATTGCGTTTTACGGTATTGCAGGCTCCGTCGATGATCAGAATACCCCCCACCAGGTGCTGTTCGATTTGTTTGAGGCTAAGGATAAACGGAAAGACATTACCGCTTCGCGAGGCTACACGGATGCAACTGGTAAGTTTATTCCGATTCTTATCTCATCGAACAACATGTCGGCCTATACGCGCAAATACATTGCGCGGATCACCACTGCCAACGACAGCCCTGCCAACTGGAAGGTGATTCGGTATGCCGATGTATTGCTCATGTATGCCGAAGCCCTGAATGAAAATGGGAAAGCATCGGCCGCGTTACCCTACCTGAATCAAGTCCGCACCCGGGCCGGGATTGACGCGCTTGGAACGCTGTCGCAGGCAGATTTACGTGATCAAATCGTTCTGGAACGCCGTAGAGAGCTGGCTTTTGAAGGCCACCGCTGGTTTGATTTAGTACGTACCGGACAGGCATTTACGGTGATGCAGAAATACGGCATGCGATCTTACAACACCTTGTTCCCCATACCGCTTGCCCAGATTCAATTAATTAACAATCCGGCTATATTTCCTCAAAATCCCGGGTATAATTAA